The following coding sequences are from one Methanococcoides orientis window:
- a CDS encoding 4Fe-4S binding protein produces MSQTEDCIAVIGCNNCGKCDNICPYGALQRRDGKVSIDYSRCTVCMKCINVCPVKALVYVD; encoded by the coding sequence ATGAGTCAGACAGAAGACTGTATAGCTGTCATCGGATGCAATAATTGTGGCAAATGTGATAACATTTGTCCCTACGGGGCTTTACAACGCAGGGACGGAAAGGTAAGCATCGATTATAGCAGATGCACGGTTTGTATGAAGTGCATCAACGTCTGTCCTGTGAAAGCTCTTGTATATGTGGATTGA
- a CDS encoding DUF2551 domain-containing protein: MFVLETIEDRVKARLIKYLGRDDTGIREDVLKLFLEGGTFTTGDVYKHLNEKEFDVSYRGVSAMVGLMNTRLGILSIDVTGDHNIYLLKEDYKPIVKAVLDNY, translated from the coding sequence GTGTTTGTGCTGGAGACTATTGAAGACCGGGTTAAAGCAAGGCTTATTAAATATTTAGGCCGCGACGATACAGGTATACGTGAAGATGTTTTGAAACTCTTCCTGGAAGGAGGAACCTTCACTACAGGCGATGTCTACAAACATCTTAATGAGAAAGAATTTGATGTAAGTTACAGAGGCGTTTCAGCAATGGTTGGTCTCATGAACACAAGACTTGGTATACTCAGTATAGACGTTACCGGTGATCATAATATATACCTGCTGAAAGAAGACTATAAACCTATAGTTAAAGCGGTTCTTGACAACTATTAA
- a CDS encoding nucleotide sugar dehydrogenase — MTNKLGSILENRGPIKKIGVLGMGYVGIPAAVLFANSDKFYHVLGFQRDSKSSGYKIGMLNNGESPLKGEEPGLEELLKNVVDEGKFECTPDFSRISELDAITLAIQTPFSDPASLQPDFSALTDGIRNVGKYLKEGMLVVLESTITPGTTDTLARQILEEESGLKAGEDFALAHAPERVMVGRLLKNIQEHDRIVGGIDEASTKRAVELYSPVLTKGRIIPMTARAAEVTKTAENTFRDLQIAAINQLALYCEAMGINVYDVRAGIDSLKGEGITRAILYPGAGVGGHCLTKDTYHLERGVTTSEGTLDYPEDLDSIFVLARKVNDFMPKHMHHLTNAALERIDKKLKGSKVAILGWAFINDSDDARNPPSEPYRDLLLEGGAEVLVHDPHVLSYPNVEIIKDLDKVVKDADVIAIMTGHSGYFELGPEQLKQLTGKENTVIVDGRNVVDPDTYINNGFVYKGIGRGDKNDHAIV; from the coding sequence ATGACAAACAAATTAGGTTCGATCCTTGAAAACAGAGGTCCTATCAAAAAGATAGGAGTGCTTGGAATGGGATACGTGGGAATCCCTGCAGCTGTTCTTTTTGCCAACTCCGATAAATTTTACCATGTTCTGGGATTCCAGAGGGACTCCAAGAGTTCCGGTTACAAGATCGGGATGCTCAACAATGGAGAGAGCCCGTTAAAAGGAGAGGAACCAGGCCTTGAAGAGCTACTAAAGAACGTAGTGGACGAAGGCAAGTTCGAATGCACACCGGACTTTTCAAGAATATCCGAACTCGATGCGATTACCCTTGCTATACAAACACCATTCTCAGACCCTGCAAGCCTCCAGCCAGATTTTAGTGCACTTACTGACGGCATAAGAAATGTAGGAAAATACCTGAAAGAAGGTATGCTCGTAGTACTGGAATCTACCATCACCCCCGGAACCACAGATACACTTGCCAGGCAGATACTTGAAGAGGAGTCCGGACTTAAAGCCGGCGAGGACTTTGCACTTGCACATGCACCGGAAAGAGTCATGGTCGGCCGCCTGCTGAAGAACATACAGGAACACGACCGCATTGTAGGTGGTATCGATGAAGCCAGCACAAAGCGCGCCGTGGAACTTTACAGCCCGGTACTCACAAAAGGCAGGATCATACCAATGACAGCAAGAGCTGCAGAGGTTACCAAAACCGCGGAGAACACTTTCAGGGACCTGCAGATAGCAGCCATTAACCAGCTGGCATTATACTGTGAAGCCATGGGGATCAATGTTTACGATGTGAGAGCAGGGATCGATAGCCTCAAGGGTGAAGGAATCACACGTGCAATACTTTACCCCGGCGCAGGAGTGGGAGGGCATTGCCTGACCAAGGATACATACCACCTCGAAAGAGGAGTTACAACCAGCGAAGGAACACTGGATTACCCAGAGGATCTGGATTCCATTTTTGTACTTGCAAGAAAGGTAAATGACTTCATGCCAAAACACATGCATCACCTTACAAACGCAGCCTTAGAACGGATCGATAAGAAACTGAAAGGTTCAAAGGTAGCTATTCTTGGATGGGCATTTATCAATGATTCAGATGATGCACGTAACCCACCTTCAGAGCCTTACAGAGACCTTCTGTTAGAGGGAGGAGCAGAGGTTTTGGTACACGACCCACATGTTCTGAGTTACCCGAACGTTGAGATCATAAAGGACCTTGATAAAGTTGTAAAAGATGCAGATGTTATTGCAATAATGACAGGGCATTCAGGTTACTTTGAACTTGGACCAGAACAACTAAAACAGTTGACCGGAAAGGAAAATACAGTAATTGTCGATGGAAGGAATGTTGTGGATCCGGACACGTACATCAATAATGGTTTTGTGTACAAGGGAATTGGAAGGGGAGACAAGAACGATCATGCGATCGTTTGA
- a CDS encoding type II/IV secretion system ATPase subunit, whose translation MKLLSYLHNPIRKRKTESENICQYKVRQTKNQRTIEINCSQCSHTSTLNDPVCREMIFNIILTEPISNRLILSHLYERDYEGKELSTLYELAKLGDTLANYNNVRVTCNCSHREHADCLSHRKELVNNIISCSKSEPASSYKLLKKSDIEMMKIPDRQECPGCIANYHSIIREMQDIASELNIDITCEIVCDNDIDPDNDDSIGSIGSIGSNENNDSDRIEYDYDKQIKPHVRPAFSSSRIYTEPPENTQFMECYDVRNNDGRMLQISIYEMTDRPEKLYMAIPLEYNLKHEDLGLIERVRKKLIRFRPDNMNFADPVNSRKYIRRIGKQMLEEDSNVHGITLNPLEMRTYSDILAKYTTGLGILEDVLSDPKITDVYVNAPADINPVHVVVDGDECITNIFLSQDDLDSMVSRFRAISGRPFGEATPVLEMELPEFGVRVSVIGDPLSANGLAYAFRKHARTPWTLPKLINTGSISPLTAGLLSFLMDGEASILVAGDVGAGKTSLLSAMMMEIPQKYRILTIEDTREIPIEELQQLGWKIQGMSSRSSILNTSIEVSPDVALRAALRLGNSSLVIGEVRGPEVKVLYEAMQVGTAGNSVLGTIHGASTRTVYERIVHTLGVPPASFKSTDAVVVCTNTRVGGGMSKKRRLTQISEVTTGWDDDADPEEIFTEIMRYSAADDSLIPTDILDRGQSQLIEKIARKWGISIDDASLNIRIRARIKQKIAHAGSLDARLVEADMVSKANNIFWLYMDMEKNSTHGPDYENVYEKWNSWFDNFTSTHIREEW comes from the coding sequence GTGAAACTCCTAAGTTATTTGCACAATCCGATCCGAAAAAGGAAAACCGAATCTGAAAATATCTGTCAGTACAAGGTCCGCCAGACGAAGAACCAAAGGACCATAGAGATAAATTGTTCTCAATGCAGTCACACTTCTACTCTTAATGATCCAGTCTGCCGTGAGATGATATTCAACATAATTCTTACAGAACCCATATCCAACAGGCTAATTCTTTCTCACCTTTACGAGCGAGATTATGAAGGAAAGGAACTTTCGACCCTTTATGAACTTGCAAAGCTGGGAGATACTCTTGCAAATTACAATAATGTTCGAGTCACATGCAATTGTTCACACAGAGAACATGCCGACTGCCTGTCCCATAGAAAAGAACTGGTAAATAACATCATCAGTTGCTCAAAGAGTGAACCTGCATCATCATACAAGCTCCTAAAAAAGAGCGACATTGAAATGATGAAGATTCCTGACCGCCAGGAATGCCCCGGATGTATTGCAAACTACCATTCAATTATCAGGGAAATGCAGGATATAGCTTCTGAACTTAACATCGACATTACCTGTGAAATTGTCTGCGACAATGACATCGATCCTGACAACGATGATAGCATTGGTAGCATTGGTAGCATTGGTAGCAATGAGAACAATGATAGTGATCGAATTGAGTATGACTATGATAAACAGATCAAGCCTCACGTAAGACCCGCCTTTTCATCGTCCCGCATATATACGGAACCACCCGAGAATACCCAATTCATGGAATGCTATGACGTCAGGAACAATGATGGAAGAATGCTTCAGATATCCATATATGAAATGACGGATCGACCTGAAAAGCTGTACATGGCAATTCCCCTTGAATACAACCTGAAGCATGAAGACCTCGGACTTATCGAAAGGGTCAGGAAAAAACTGATAAGGTTCCGCCCTGACAACATGAACTTCGCAGATCCTGTGAACTCAAGAAAATATATTCGCAGGATCGGGAAACAGATGCTTGAAGAGGATTCAAATGTTCATGGGATAACGCTTAACCCACTTGAAATGAGGACATATTCTGACATTCTTGCAAAATACACCACCGGACTGGGAATACTGGAAGATGTGCTTTCAGACCCGAAGATCACGGATGTCTATGTGAACGCACCTGCAGACATCAACCCGGTCCATGTGGTAGTGGATGGAGATGAATGTATCACCAACATTTTTCTTTCACAGGACGATCTGGACTCCATGGTCTCAAGATTCCGAGCCATTAGCGGCAGACCTTTCGGAGAAGCAACACCCGTACTGGAGATGGAGCTTCCGGAATTTGGAGTGCGTGTATCCGTTATCGGCGATCCCCTAAGTGCCAATGGACTTGCTTATGCATTCAGGAAACATGCAAGAACGCCATGGACATTGCCAAAGCTCATCAATACCGGATCGATCTCACCGCTTACAGCCGGCCTCCTGAGCTTCCTCATGGATGGGGAAGCATCGATCCTTGTAGCAGGAGATGTTGGAGCAGGCAAGACCTCACTGCTATCTGCAATGATGATGGAGATCCCTCAGAAATACCGCATCCTGACAATAGAAGATACAAGAGAGATCCCCATTGAGGAACTGCAGCAGCTGGGATGGAAGATACAGGGCATGAGCTCACGCTCATCGATACTGAATACCAGTATCGAAGTAAGCCCTGATGTTGCATTACGAGCAGCCCTGCGTCTTGGGAATTCCTCGCTTGTTATTGGAGAGGTCAGAGGACCTGAGGTCAAAGTGCTTTATGAAGCAATGCAGGTAGGCACTGCAGGCAATTCTGTTCTGGGAACCATACACGGAGCATCCACAAGAACGGTCTATGAGCGGATAGTACACACCCTTGGAGTGCCACCTGCATCTTTCAAGTCAACTGATGCAGTGGTGGTCTGTACCAACACACGAGTCGGAGGAGGTATGAGTAAGAAACGCAGGCTCACACAGATCTCAGAGGTTACCACTGGATGGGATGACGATGCTGACCCGGAGGAGATATTTACAGAGATCATGCGATACAGTGCTGCTGATGACTCATTGATCCCCACAGACATACTGGACAGGGGACAATCCCAGCTCATTGAGAAGATCGCACGCAAATGGGGCATCTCCATCGATGATGCATCGCTCAACATACGTATAAGAGCAAGAATAAAACAGAAAATTGCCCATGCAGGTTCACTGGATGCCAGGCTTGTGGAAGCAGATATGGTGAGTAAAGCAAACAATATTTTCTGGCTGTACATGGATATGGAAAAGAACAGCACCCATGGACCAGACTATGAAAATGTCTATGAGAAATGGAACAGTTGGTTTGATAATTTCACCTCCACCCACATACGAGAGGAGTGGTAA
- the uppS gene encoding polyprenyl diphosphate synthase produces the protein MMRSILNLFYSTYEKSLSKDVKSGHVPEHIAIIMDGNRRFANKLGKKTNYGHTRGADITEQVIEWSYEIGVKELTIYAFSTENFNRSTDETVQLFELIGKKFDHMRESERTHQKKIRVRVIGDRTLLPEDLQESAERIEKATKDYDKFNLNVALAYGGRQDIVQAVRKMADKVLKNQLSLEDIDENTIGDHFYPAEGAAVSNVDLIIRTGGNERISNFLPWQANGNECAAYFCAPFWPEFRKIDFLRSIRTYQARLAEQKMKEKHRTTRFLNKVRKTSKSQY, from the coding sequence ATGATGAGATCCATACTGAACCTTTTCTATAGTACTTATGAAAAGTCCCTCTCAAAAGACGTCAAGAGTGGACATGTTCCCGAACATATAGCCATAATTATGGACGGAAATCGCAGGTTTGCCAACAAACTTGGGAAAAAGACAAATTATGGGCACACAAGAGGAGCCGATATAACCGAGCAGGTCATAGAATGGTCATACGAGATCGGTGTTAAGGAACTTACTATATATGCATTTTCTACGGAGAACTTCAATCGCTCCACCGATGAAACTGTGCAACTCTTTGAGCTTATTGGAAAGAAGTTCGATCATATGCGAGAGAGCGAACGTACACATCAAAAAAAGATCAGAGTGCGAGTGATAGGAGACCGCACCCTCCTACCAGAGGACCTTCAGGAATCAGCTGAAAGAATAGAAAAGGCGACAAAGGATTATGACAAATTCAACCTGAACGTTGCACTCGCTTATGGCGGAAGGCAGGATATCGTACAGGCTGTCAGGAAAATGGCAGATAAGGTACTAAAAAACCAATTATCACTGGAAGATATTGACGAGAACACAATTGGCGATCATTTCTATCCTGCAGAAGGAGCAGCGGTATCTAACGTTGACCTTATAATACGCACAGGAGGAAATGAAAGGATCTCGAATTTCCTTCCGTGGCAGGCCAATGGGAACGAATGTGCCGCATACTTCTGTGCACCATTCTGGCCGGAGTTCCGCAAGATAGACTTTTTACGCTCAATTCGCACATACCAGGCACGTCTGGCTGAACAAAAAATGAAGGAAAAACATCGTACAACACGTTTTCTTAATAAGGTTCGGAAAACGAGTAAAAGTCAATATTGA
- a CDS encoding monomethylamine:corrinoid methyltransferase → MNNIYKYLRSATTGEEKSENEHDMEVFMKSQELAEEFDIKYDGESIVPIDTSLADSVFEAAVQLLTSVGIYCIDTKRAIQIEEEDIVKSLNTSETLEIGRKNEKVTVPLRYIMDSEPPVIIGGPMGGTVSEENFLEVHLSSAMEPIVQGIYAGALEKMGGKGIRGKTPFEMLAALKEAREERLATKLAGREGLALMGPGTPTVSQAYMLVSSDELYSSADVQEAYQLDELKTDYETFYKSIFHLEHGNHFLSGQCPVFGGTGIGSPEGLAIVDVAETIQSKIITGASLHVSGAVHVNTNSSSTKEIMWGSNLSSLAISRNMHHHIGRYYWNLAGCCTDMMFYETAAQAIGDTVCGRDMLIGPVGARGAGTDHSTGLESRFMGEVAHMATDLSLLEADEAARNIYRKYENLLVHAPEGKPFNECYKVKSEYEMKPTDEYMKLYKEVFAEVRKYCGIE, encoded by the coding sequence ATGAACAACATCTACAAATATCTCAGATCTGCCACCACAGGCGAAGAGAAGTCAGAAAATGAACATGATATGGAAGTCTTCATGAAGTCACAGGAACTGGCGGAAGAATTCGATATCAAATATGACGGAGAAAGTATTGTACCAATAGATACGAGCCTTGCAGACTCCGTATTTGAAGCTGCAGTTCAGCTATTGACATCTGTGGGCATATACTGTATTGACACAAAGAGAGCGATACAGATCGAAGAAGAGGATATTGTAAAGTCCCTGAACACTTCCGAAACGCTTGAGATCGGAAGGAAGAACGAAAAGGTAACAGTTCCATTAAGGTACATTATGGACTCTGAGCCACCGGTCATAATCGGAGGTCCTATGGGAGGTACGGTTTCCGAGGAAAACTTCCTTGAGGTTCATTTGAGTTCTGCCATGGAGCCTATTGTGCAGGGCATATATGCAGGCGCACTTGAAAAGATGGGAGGTAAAGGAATCCGCGGGAAAACACCCTTTGAGATGCTTGCTGCACTGAAGGAAGCAAGAGAGGAAAGGCTCGCAACAAAACTTGCAGGACGTGAAGGTCTTGCATTGATGGGACCGGGCACACCAACCGTCTCACAGGCATACATGCTGGTTTCTTCCGATGAACTGTACTCCAGTGCAGATGTCCAGGAGGCCTACCAGCTGGATGAGCTTAAGACCGACTATGAGACATTCTACAAATCCATATTCCACCTTGAGCACGGAAACCATTTTCTGAGCGGCCAGTGTCCGGTCTTTGGAGGAACAGGTATCGGCTCACCCGAAGGACTTGCTATCGTTGATGTTGCAGAGACCATCCAGTCAAAGATAATCACAGGTGCTAGTTTACACGTTTCCGGTGCAGTCCATGTGAATACCAATTCATCCTCAACAAAAGAGATCATGTGGGGTTCTAACCTGTCATCCCTTGCCATTTCACGCAACATGCACCATCACATAGGAAGATATTACTGGAACCTTGCAGGATGCTGCACTGACATGATGTTCTATGAGACCGCTGCACAGGCCATAGGAGATACGGTTTGTGGAAGGGACATGCTGATCGGACCGGTAGGTGCCCGCGGAGCAGGTACCGATCACTCCACAGGACTTGAATCCAGGTTTATGGGAGAAGTTGCACACATGGCAACCGATCTGTCACTTTTAGAAGCAGATGAGGCTGCCCGTAACATCTATAGGAAATATGAGAATCTGTTGGTACATGCTCCCGAAGGCAAACCTTTCAACGAATGCTATAAAGTGAAATCAGAGTATGAAATGAAGCCTACAGATGAATATATGAAACTCTACAAGGAAGTATTCGCTGAAGTTAGAAAATACTGTGGAATCGAATGA
- a CDS encoding radical SAM protein, translated as MNDNMKEIIHTDKGSFYNYLTEGCKLCQQGAKMVLFITGICGRGCFYCPLSEERKKDVTYANERLVKSDEDVINEVLQMDALGTGITGGEPLIRSDVVLHYIKLLKEQFGKEHHIHLYTSIAPERDLLKALAEAGLDEIRFHPPQQLWKKLKGSEFERAIKDSIELGMEAGMEIPSIEGVSDVRDVVIDTGCFLNLNELEFADTNAIAMKERKFLLKNDMSNAVEGSEAYAIELADNLPKIHFCSSRYKDAGQLRERLLRIARKTARHIDEITEEGTIVYGSIEGADTDKIIEVLHQFELSDDMFEVKDKTIELPWWLIEDMAEELKDEGLVPSIIERYPFEKGLVVEVIPL; from the coding sequence ATGAACGACAATATGAAAGAGATCATCCATACGGATAAAGGGTCTTTCTACAATTATCTCACAGAAGGCTGCAAGCTATGCCAGCAAGGTGCCAAGATGGTGCTTTTCATCACAGGCATATGCGGCAGGGGCTGTTTCTATTGTCCGCTTTCAGAGGAACGAAAGAAGGATGTGACATATGCCAATGAACGTCTGGTTAAAAGTGATGAGGATGTTATCAATGAAGTGCTCCAGATGGATGCTTTGGGAACAGGCATTACAGGTGGAGAGCCACTTATAAGGTCGGACGTTGTCCTGCATTACATCAAACTTCTGAAAGAACAGTTTGGTAAAGAACATCATATACATCTGTACACTTCGATCGCCCCTGAGAGAGATCTACTGAAAGCCCTCGCCGAAGCAGGACTCGATGAGATCAGGTTCCATCCCCCACAACAATTATGGAAGAAGCTCAAAGGGTCTGAATTTGAACGTGCAATAAAAGATTCCATTGAACTTGGCATGGAAGCAGGCATGGAAATTCCCTCTATAGAAGGAGTGAGCGATGTAAGGGATGTTGTCATAGATACAGGTTGTTTCCTGAACCTCAATGAACTCGAATTCGCAGATACGAATGCAATTGCTATGAAAGAGAGGAAATTCCTGCTTAAGAACGATATGAGCAACGCCGTGGAAGGATCGGAAGCATATGCGATCGAACTTGCAGACAATCTTCCAAAGATACATTTTTGTTCGTCAAGATACAAGGATGCAGGGCAGCTGCGTGAGCGTCTGCTCAGGATAGCCAGAAAGACAGCACGCCATATCGATGAGATAACAGAAGAAGGAACCATTGTTTATGGATCCATTGAAGGTGCTGATACTGACAAGATTATCGAGGTATTACATCAGTTCGAACTATCTGATGACATGTTCGAAGTAAAGGATAAAACCATAGAGTTGCCCTGGTGGCTCATCGAGGACATGGCAGAAGAATTAAAGGATGAAGGATTAGTTCCATCGATCATTGAGAGATACCCTTTTGAGAAGGGACTGGTCGTTGAGGTGATCCCACTCTGA
- a CDS encoding N-acetyltransferase has protein sequence MIRKAELRDVDAIKKIINYYASQDQMLPRSVSELYEAIRNFYVYEVEEEVVGCCGLQVLWVDLAEVLSFAILPEYRGKGIGTQLLDACLNDARELGVTKVFTLTYAPVFFEKNGFKRVDKSSLPHKIWSGCIKCHKFPDCDEIALSMDIS, from the coding sequence TTGATCAGAAAAGCTGAGTTAAGGGATGTTGATGCTATCAAAAAGATCATCAATTATTATGCAAGCCAGGATCAGATGCTACCTCGATCGGTCAGTGAACTCTATGAGGCGATCCGCAATTTTTATGTTTATGAAGTAGAAGAGGAAGTCGTTGGTTGTTGTGGACTTCAGGTCCTGTGGGTGGATCTTGCCGAGGTCCTGTCCTTTGCGATACTTCCGGAATATCGGGGAAAAGGGATCGGCACTCAACTTCTGGATGCATGTCTTAATGATGCCCGGGAACTTGGTGTTACAAAAGTATTCACATTAACCTATGCACCTGTCTTTTTTGAGAAGAATGGGTTCAAACGTGTGGACAAATCGTCCCTTCCCCATAAGATCTGGAGCGGCTGTATCAAATGCCATAAGTTCCCGGATTGTGATGAGATAGCGCTTTCCATGGATATTTCCTGA
- a CDS encoding DUF5371 family protein, whose translation MKIVHAQTVLAEEQLQELKKKCNSSSTKEALTIAVEHYLECEYTDMNEDMWAKKMEKIVQKKKERKN comes from the coding sequence ATGAAGATAGTACACGCACAAACAGTCCTTGCAGAAGAGCAACTACAGGAATTAAAGAAAAAATGCAACAGCTCATCTACAAAGGAAGCACTAACCATCGCTGTTGAACACTATCTTGAATGTGAGTACACTGATATGAACGAAGACATGTGGGCTAAAAAGATGGAAAAGATCGTTCAGAAAAAGAAAGAAAGAAAGAACTGA
- a CDS encoding Cdc6/Cdc18 family protein, which yields MNDIFGTDGIQIFRNRAALSPRHLPDRLVGREKQVTELASLMRPVLHRGEPANVLISGIKGTGKTTIVKFVLKKLSANIEMKGLSVVPVFINCRKISTTSKIILEILSKISPEIEVPRTGLSMGKYYRALWKALNEKRTTIIVVLDEIETLKDKNILNELSHAGENMSIEEDIFIGIIGISNDIFFYGKAENTILSALQYRNIVFPPYNEEEVEQILNDRCRIAFVEDVVDGGVVPLCAEISGAEHDCGKALTLLERAGAIADISNEERVTEKHVLLANEVMGEKDLFTSLENLPINSKLVLLSIIRLSEELNDKITTGQIDTLYRKFCDRIGTNPLGRTSVSGIVSEFDMRGIISAPVRSRGRYGKTRLVSIRKNPKKIEDILYMDYRLKEL from the coding sequence ATGAATGATATTTTCGGAACAGATGGGATCCAGATATTCAGGAACAGAGCAGCGCTTTCTCCAAGGCATCTTCCGGACAGGCTTGTTGGAAGAGAAAAGCAGGTAACAGAACTTGCTTCACTGATGAGACCTGTTCTCCACCGAGGGGAGCCTGCTAATGTACTGATATCCGGAATTAAAGGGACAGGTAAGACAACTATTGTGAAATTTGTCCTGAAAAAACTGAGCGCTAACATTGAGATGAAAGGCCTTAGCGTTGTCCCGGTCTTCATAAATTGTCGGAAGATCAGCACAACCAGTAAGATCATACTTGAGATACTGAGCAAGATATCACCCGAAATAGAAGTTCCAAGAACGGGACTCTCAATGGGAAAATACTATAGAGCATTATGGAAAGCGCTGAACGAAAAGAGGACTACAATAATTGTGGTCCTTGATGAGATCGAGACTCTGAAAGACAAAAATATACTCAATGAACTCAGCCATGCCGGTGAGAATATGAGCATCGAAGAAGACATATTCATAGGCATCATTGGAATTAGTAATGACATCTTCTTTTACGGGAAGGCCGAGAATACTATTCTTTCGGCACTCCAGTATAGGAACATAGTATTCCCACCTTACAACGAGGAAGAGGTTGAGCAGATACTGAATGACCGCTGTAGAATTGCATTTGTGGAAGATGTTGTGGATGGGGGAGTAGTACCACTATGTGCAGAGATATCAGGAGCTGAACATGATTGCGGAAAAGCCCTGACTTTGCTTGAAAGGGCGGGTGCTATCGCAGATATCTCGAATGAGGAAAGAGTGACTGAAAAACATGTTCTGCTCGCAAATGAAGTGATGGGAGAAAAGGACCTATTCACCTCACTGGAAAATCTGCCAATCAATTCAAAGCTTGTACTGCTCAGCATCATTAGACTTAGCGAGGAGCTGAATGATAAGATCACAACAGGCCAGATAGATACACTATACAGGAAGTTTTGTGATCGTATAGGCACTAACCCCCTGGGACGCACAAGCGTTTCAGGAATTGTCTCAGAATTCGATATGAGAGGAATTATCTCAGCACCTGTGCGTAGCAGAGGAAGGTATGGAAAGACACGTCTGGTATCAATCAGGAAAAATCCAAAGAAGATAGAAGACATACTCTATATGGACTACAGGCTTAAAGAATTGTGA
- a CDS encoding phosphatase PAP2 family protein, translating to MSLIMTPILICMIALAYYIFVPEEFKNNNKKNYRWMYSLDTLPYFLSACFVYMLVKSQLAIANFLDKGTYTNYAGYMMLIEGDAVSYFQNFASPMLTYISAAVYLIGFSFLLIFTFLLLMHTQKLEVLQEYTIAFVAIYLVALPFYIYVPVSVTGFTLPTVAPLLYDLSPIILQGVTIVDPFLDNCFPSLHAALSIMAMLMIFRTDLTRFKIFSLATTIAIQFTILYLGIHWITDMIGGFILAMVSYFIATRYRVTIIRLPETIMSTFERRTELVDAVNSALLSKGLIK from the coding sequence ATGTCTCTAATAATGACGCCAATACTTATCTGCATGATAGCTTTGGCGTATTATATTTTTGTGCCGGAAGAGTTCAAGAATAATAATAAAAAGAACTACAGATGGATGTATTCTCTGGATACATTGCCATATTTTTTATCGGCATGTTTTGTCTACATGCTTGTGAAATCCCAGCTTGCAATTGCAAATTTTCTTGATAAAGGAACATACACCAACTATGCCGGATATATGATGCTCATCGAAGGAGATGCAGTCTCTTATTTCCAGAATTTTGCAAGCCCAATGTTGACATATATCAGTGCAGCCGTTTATTTGATCGGATTTTCTTTCCTGTTGATCTTCACATTCCTGTTGCTCATGCACACACAGAAACTTGAGGTATTGCAGGAATATACCATAGCTTTCGTCGCGATCTATCTGGTGGCACTACCATTTTACATTTATGTACCTGTATCAGTAACAGGTTTTACATTACCAACCGTTGCCCCCCTGCTGTATGACCTGAGTCCCATAATCCTGCAAGGAGTTACAATTGTAGACCCTTTCCTTGACAATTGCTTCCCCAGCCTTCATGCAGCATTATCCATCATGGCCATGTTGATGATATTCAGGACCGACCTTACGAGGTTTAAGATCTTTTCACTGGCAACTACAATTGCGATTCAATTTACGATACTCTATCTTGGAATACACTGGATAACTGACATGATCGGAGGTTTCATTCTAGCCATGGTAAGTTATTTCATCGCAACAAGGTACAGGGTAACGATCATTAGATTACCGGAAACGATCATGTCAACATTTGAGAGAAGAACAGAGCTGGTTGATGCTGTTAATTCTGCCCTATTATCCAAAGGCCTCATCAAGTGA